The following coding sequences are from one Pasteurellaceae bacterium RH1A window:
- a CDS encoding alkaline phosphatase: protein MKITAAILAGLASSQATLANTAQAPESGKAKNVILLITDGAGINTWHAASYYRHGALGREAYDKFDVQLFASTHPLNTSKKPTKSLEGSVQFDSKSLWDDSKSDLGYKGNLGNYPSFFKGYDYSRADFTDSAAAATALATGQKTYNSAINWSNDDTRLKHIGEYVVEQGKALGVITSVQWSHATPAGFLAHTPNRNNYADIAKEAIDSGLASVIMGAGHPYYDQNGKKTEPKDEKAFRYVGGKEAWDRLAAGKTDYALIDSKADFEALAAGKLDLKGKTKLIGTVQNHATLQFNRTGVAAGNLLDNQPDLATMTKGALNIVSQNPKGFFLMVEGGAVDWAAHANNLPRLVEEQIDFNLAVEAVVDWVEKNSSWEETMVVVTTDHGNGLLQGPDSNQNIYAPIINQGAGALPLVRWYSDNHTRELVPLFAKGAGSDYFTSIAKEEPNLGRYYNAPKASQFYVDNTDVFRAAAHALGIKTQ, encoded by the coding sequence TTGAAAATCACTGCCGCCATCCTAGCAGGCCTTGCAAGCAGCCAGGCCACTCTGGCCAACACCGCCCAAGCCCCTGAATCGGGCAAGGCTAAAAACGTGATTTTACTGATTACCGACGGTGCCGGCATCAACACCTGGCACGCCGCCAGCTACTACCGCCACGGCGCCCTAGGCCGTGAAGCCTACGATAAATTTGACGTCCAACTCTTCGCCTCCACCCACCCGCTCAACACCTCCAAAAAGCCGACCAAGAGCCTAGAAGGCTCGGTTCAGTTCGACTCCAAATCACTCTGGGACGACAGCAAGTCTGACCTGGGCTACAAGGGCAACCTAGGCAACTACCCTAGCTTCTTCAAGGGCTACGACTACTCCCGTGCCGACTTCACCGACAGTGCTGCAGCCGCCACAGCCCTTGCCACTGGACAAAAAACCTACAACAGCGCCATCAACTGGTCTAACGATGACACCCGCCTCAAACACATCGGCGAATATGTGGTGGAGCAGGGCAAGGCCCTGGGCGTGATTACCTCGGTGCAGTGGTCACACGCCACACCCGCAGGCTTCCTAGCCCACACGCCTAACCGCAACAACTATGCCGACATCGCCAAAGAAGCCATTGACTCTGGCCTGGCCTCGGTCATCATGGGCGCCGGCCACCCTTATTACGACCAAAACGGCAAGAAAACCGAACCTAAAGATGAAAAAGCCTTCCGTTATGTAGGCGGCAAGGAGGCTTGGGATCGCCTGGCCGCTGGCAAAACCGACTATGCCCTGATTGACAGCAAGGCCGACTTTGAGGCCTTGGCTGCTGGCAAGTTAGATCTCAAAGGCAAAACCAAGCTCATCGGCACGGTGCAAAACCACGCCACCCTGCAATTTAACCGCACGGGTGTGGCTGCAGGCAATTTACTGGACAATCAACCTGATTTAGCCACCATGACCAAGGGTGCTCTCAACATTGTGAGCCAAAACCCTAAGGGCTTCTTCCTCATGGTGGAAGGCGGTGCGGTGGACTGGGCAGCCCACGCCAACAACCTGCCTCGCTTGGTGGAAGAGCAAATCGACTTCAACCTGGCTGTTGAAGCTGTGGTGGATTGGGTTGAGAAAAACAGCTCCTGGGAGGAAACCATGGTGGTTGTCACCACTGACCACGGCAACGGCTTGCTCCAAGGCCCAGATTCCAACCAAAACATCTACGCCCCAATCATCAACCAAGGCGCAGGCGCCCTACCACTGGTGCGTTGGTACTCCGACAACCACACCCGTGAACTGGTCCCGCTCTTCGCCAAGGGCGCAGGCTCAGACTACTTCACCAGTATCGCCAAAGAAGAACCTAACCTCGGCCGCTACTACAACGCACCGAAGGCCAGCCAGTTCTATGTCGATAACACCGACGTCTTCCGTGCTGCCGCCCACGCCTTAGGCATTAAGACCCAATAA
- a CDS encoding transcriptional regulator CysB: MKLQQLRYIVEIVNQNLNITEAAEVLYTSQPGISKQVRLLESELGINIFERNGKHIKALTPAGEKIVAIARELLVKAQSIKSVAEEQTRPNRGTLRIATTNTQARYMLPAVIEKFKNKYPEVSLHLHQGSPSQIYSALLNGEVDFAITTEAQYLFEDAILLPCYLWNRSVIVKPDHPLAKFVNQNEQLTVEELGKYDLITYTFGFTGQSDLDHAFNKSGILPNIVFTATDADVIKTYVRLGLGVGIMASMAHTPADSDLVAIKASHIFQSSMTQIAFKRGMFLRNYMYDFIQYFSPHLSKMKVEEAEQLRDNNAILRLFERTQLEEK, encoded by the coding sequence ATGAAACTCCAACAACTGCGTTATATTGTCGAAATCGTCAATCAAAACCTCAATATCACTGAGGCGGCTGAAGTCCTCTATACCTCTCAACCTGGGATCAGCAAGCAGGTGCGTTTGCTGGAAAGTGAGCTAGGCATCAATATTTTTGAGCGTAACGGCAAGCATATTAAGGCCCTGACTCCTGCGGGGGAAAAGATTGTGGCCATTGCCCGTGAGCTTTTGGTTAAGGCCCAAAGCATTAAGTCTGTCGCCGAAGAACAGACCCGGCCTAATCGAGGCACACTTAGGATTGCCACCACCAACACCCAAGCCCGCTATATGCTGCCGGCTGTGATTGAGAAATTTAAAAACAAGTATCCTGAAGTTAGCCTACATTTACACCAGGGTTCGCCCAGCCAAATTTATTCTGCTCTCCTTAATGGTGAGGTGGATTTTGCTATTACCACCGAGGCCCAATATCTCTTTGAAGATGCCATTCTCCTGCCTTGCTACCTTTGGAATCGCTCAGTTATTGTGAAACCTGACCATCCGCTGGCAAAATTTGTGAACCAAAACGAGCAACTGACTGTCGAAGAGCTTGGAAAATACGATTTAATTACCTACACCTTTGGCTTTACTGGTCAGTCGGACTTGGATCACGCCTTTAACAAGAGTGGAATCCTGCCCAATATCGTATTTACCGCCACCGATGCGGATGTCATCAAAACCTATGTTCGCCTAGGTTTGGGGGTGGGGATTATGGCTTCTATGGCGCATACGCCAGCCGATAGCGACTTGGTTGCCATCAAGGCTAGCCATATTTTCCAATCCAGCATGACCCAAATTGCCTTTAAACGTGGTATGTTTTTACGCAATTATATGTATGATTTTATTCAGTATTTTTCACCGCATTTAAGCAAAATGAAGGTGGAAGAGGCTGAGCAACTGCGGGACAACAACGCCATTTTGCGTCTGTTTGAACGCACCCAATTAGAGGAAAAATAA
- a CDS encoding ribosomal protein S12 methylthiotransferase accessory factor YcaO: MTEQTFILGKDAALEESIAKFQAKLTALGFNIEEASWLSPVPNVWSVHIRDADCPQCFSNGKGASKKAALASALGEYFERLSTNYFWADFYLGKDFAEGDFVHYPSEKWFEIQDEESLPEGILDPFLHSYFNPTGELTPDLLIDLQSGNYDRGIVTLPYTRQSDQATVYIPQSIIANLFVSNGMSAGNTKNEARVQGLSEVFERFVKNRIIVDAISLPEIPQSVIDGYPSIKASIEKLEQEGFPILCYDASLGGQFPVICVILLNPNNGTCFASFGAHPNFQVAFERTVTELLQGRSLKDLDVFAPPSFSNEDVADHANLETHFIDSSGLISWDLFKSEADYPFVHWDFSGTTEQEFNNLMAIFKELGQEVYIMDYEHLGVYACRILAPGMSNIYPADDLIYANNNMGMDWREILLDLPHFHHDKATYQELLDELDEQGIDDLTRVREFLGIVAEKGSALQTLRIGELKSMLHLALGNLEEALDWANWTANMNASVFSPERNNYYRCLIQSLELFLDEEREPEQYRMVFDKMYGKEDVAAAWRVIRGENPFDGLVATDESLENMQAHQKLLNAYRKLHVAKQKA; this comes from the coding sequence ATGACTGAACAAACCTTTATTTTGGGTAAAGATGCCGCCCTTGAAGAGAGCATTGCAAAATTCCAAGCCAAACTGACCGCTTTGGGCTTTAACATTGAAGAAGCCTCCTGGCTCAGCCCTGTGCCTAATGTTTGGTCTGTCCATATTCGGGATGCCGACTGCCCGCAGTGCTTCTCCAATGGTAAGGGGGCTAGTAAAAAGGCAGCCCTTGCTTCAGCGCTAGGCGAGTATTTCGAGCGTTTGTCCACCAACTACTTCTGGGCCGATTTCTACCTGGGGAAGGACTTTGCCGAGGGTGATTTTGTCCACTACCCAAGCGAAAAATGGTTTGAAATCCAGGATGAAGAGAGCCTGCCAGAAGGGATTTTAGACCCATTCTTGCACAGCTACTTCAACCCAACCGGCGAACTCACGCCAGATCTGCTGATTGACTTGCAATCAGGCAACTACGACCGTGGTATTGTGACCCTGCCTTATACTCGCCAATCCGACCAGGCCACGGTTTACATTCCACAAAGCATTATCGCCAATCTCTTTGTGTCTAACGGGATGTCGGCCGGCAACACCAAGAACGAAGCTCGGGTGCAAGGCCTGTCTGAGGTCTTTGAGCGTTTTGTTAAAAACCGCATTATTGTAGATGCCATCAGCCTGCCTGAAATTCCGCAAAGCGTGATTGATGGCTACCCAAGCATCAAGGCCTCAATTGAAAAATTGGAGCAAGAGGGTTTCCCAATCCTCTGCTACGATGCCTCTCTAGGTGGCCAGTTCCCAGTGATTTGCGTGATCTTGCTCAACCCAAATAACGGCACTTGCTTTGCCTCTTTTGGTGCCCACCCGAATTTCCAAGTGGCTTTTGAGCGGACGGTAACTGAATTGCTCCAAGGCCGTAGCCTCAAGGACTTGGACGTATTCGCTCCACCATCCTTTAGTAATGAAGATGTGGCCGATCACGCCAATTTAGAAACCCACTTTATCGACTCAAGCGGTCTGATTTCCTGGGATCTTTTCAAATCGGAAGCCGACTACCCTTTCGTCCACTGGGATTTCTCTGGCACCACCGAGCAGGAATTTAATAACCTAATGGCTATCTTCAAGGAACTAGGCCAAGAGGTCTATATTATGGACTACGAGCACTTAGGCGTATATGCCTGCCGTATCCTGGCCCCGGGTATGTCTAACATCTACCCTGCAGACGACCTCATTTATGCCAACAACAATATGGGCATGGACTGGCGGGAAATCCTCCTTGATCTACCGCATTTCCACCACGACAAGGCAACCTATCAGGAACTCTTGGACGAATTAGACGAACAGGGCATTGATGACCTAACCCGTGTGCGTGAGTTCCTCGGTATCGTGGCTGAAAAGGGTTCTGCCCTCCAAACCCTGCGGATTGGCGAGCTGAAATCCATGTTGCATTTGGCGCTAGGTAACCTAGAAGAAGCCCTAGACTGGGCCAACTGGACAGCCAATATGAATGCCTCTGTATTCAGCCCTGAGCGGAACAACTACTACCGCTGCCTCATTCAATCGCTTGAACTCTTCTTAGATGAAGAGCGTGAACCAGAGCAATATCGCATGGTCTTTGACAAGATGTATGGAAAAGAAGATGTTGCGGCTGCCTGGAGGGTCATTAGAGGCGAAAATCCTTTTGATGGCTTGGTTGCGACCGATGAGAGTTTGGAAAATATGCAGGCCCACCAGAAGTTGTTGAATGCCTATCGCAAGTTGCATGTGGCCAAGCAGAAAGCCTAA
- a CDS encoding ribonuclease PH, giving the protein MRPNDRPAHQTRPVKITRNYTRYAEGSVLIEFGETKVLCNATVEDTVPRFLKGKQQGWVTAEYGMLPRATHSRTQREAAKGKQGGRTLEIQRLIARSLRAVVDLQALGERTITVDCDVIQADGGTRTASITGACVALADALNKLVADGVLKTNPMKGLVAAISVGIVDGQAVCDLEYVEDSNAETDMNVVMVEDGRLVEVQGTAEGEPFSHMELLQLLELAQQGIEQLFIVQREALA; this is encoded by the coding sequence ATGCGTCCTAACGATCGCCCCGCCCACCAAACCCGTCCTGTCAAAATCACCCGTAACTACACCCGCTATGCCGAAGGTTCAGTGCTGATTGAGTTCGGCGAAACCAAGGTTTTATGTAACGCCACCGTGGAAGACACCGTTCCCCGCTTCTTAAAGGGCAAGCAACAGGGCTGGGTGACGGCAGAATATGGCATGCTTCCTCGTGCCACCCACAGCCGCACCCAACGGGAGGCCGCCAAGGGTAAACAAGGCGGTCGCACCCTAGAAATTCAACGCCTGATCGCCCGTTCACTAAGAGCCGTAGTCGATTTACAAGCCCTAGGAGAACGCACCATTACGGTAGATTGCGATGTTATCCAGGCAGACGGCGGCACCCGCACCGCCTCCATCACCGGGGCTTGTGTAGCCTTGGCTGATGCCCTTAATAAACTGGTAGCCGATGGTGTGCTAAAAACCAACCCAATGAAGGGCTTGGTAGCAGCCATTTCTGTCGGCATTGTGGATGGCCAAGCCGTGTGTGATTTGGAATATGTGGAAGACTCAAACGCCGAAACCGATATGAACGTGGTTATGGTTGAAGACGGCCGTTTGGTGGAAGTTCAAGGCACTGCGGAAGGCGAGCCTTTCTCCCATATGGAATTGTTACAACTGCTAGAGCTGGCCCAACAGGGCATTGAGCAGCTCTTTATTGTGCAGAGAGAGGCTTTGGCTTAA
- a CDS encoding YicC family protein has product MIYSMTAFAHLELKKDWGNAVWELRSVNQRFLDTYFRLPENFRNLEATLREKLRNALTRGKVECSLRIEFNAVQNAELALNQDYAKQVLNSLKWLKETANEGEINLVDVLRYPGVVDSQTQDLDQITQDLLEGFEQILADFIAMRGREGANLHQLIQQRLEAISHEAAKVQVQMPSILQWQKERLQQRFEELNLQLEPQRLEQEMVLLAQRVDVAEELDRLRLHVKETTSVLNKGGAVGRKLDFMMQELNREANTLASKSINADVTNSAVEIKVLIEQMREQIQNLE; this is encoded by the coding sequence ATGATTTACAGTATGACAGCCTTTGCTCATTTAGAGCTAAAAAAAGACTGGGGCAATGCCGTGTGGGAGTTGCGTTCGGTCAATCAACGCTTTTTAGATACCTACTTCCGCCTGCCGGAAAACTTCCGCAACTTAGAAGCCACTCTGCGTGAAAAATTGCGTAATGCCCTAACCCGGGGCAAGGTGGAATGCAGCCTGCGGATTGAATTTAACGCCGTCCAAAATGCTGAATTGGCCCTTAATCAGGACTATGCCAAGCAGGTGCTTAATTCCCTTAAATGGCTCAAAGAAACCGCTAACGAGGGCGAAATCAACCTGGTTGATGTCCTGCGTTACCCAGGTGTGGTGGACAGCCAGACCCAGGATTTAGACCAAATCACCCAAGACTTACTTGAGGGCTTTGAGCAAATCCTAGCCGACTTTATCGCCATGCGGGGCCGTGAAGGGGCCAACCTACACCAGCTTATTCAGCAGCGTTTGGAGGCCATTTCCCATGAAGCTGCCAAGGTGCAGGTGCAGATGCCGTCCATCCTGCAATGGCAAAAGGAACGCCTACAACAACGCTTTGAAGAACTCAACCTGCAACTGGAGCCTCAACGCCTAGAGCAGGAAATGGTCTTGCTGGCTCAAAGGGTGGATGTGGCCGAGGAGCTGGATCGCCTACGCCTGCACGTTAAGGAAACCACTTCCGTGCTTAACAAGGGTGGGGCCGTGGGCCGTAAGCTGGACTTTATGATGCAGGAACTCAACCGTGAGGCCAACACCCTAGCGTCTAAGTCCATCAATGCCGATGTGACCAATTCTGCGGTCGAAATCAAGGTGCTTATCGAACAAATGCGTGAGCAAATTCAGAATTTAGAATAA
- a CDS encoding noncanonical pyrimidine nucleotidase, YjjG family has translation MKYDWILFDADETLYSYNSFIGLKSMLARYGLDFTPQDYEAFQAVNKPLWVAYQNKEIEAADIQRIRFEKLAQETGQDVFKLNQELMAEMATVSLPLDGTMEALDALHGRVKMGIITNGFTALQEARLNNTQTTKYFDLLVVSEQVGVAKPDRRVFEHAFEQMGDFELSKVLMVGDTLASDILGANGVGIDSCWLNAHGQANDTEIVPTYEITNLRELISLVNKESM, from the coding sequence ATGAAATATGATTGGATTCTCTTTGACGCCGATGAAACCCTCTATTCCTATAATTCCTTCATCGGCCTCAAGTCAATGCTGGCCCGCTATGGCCTGGATTTCACGCCCCAGGACTATGAGGCCTTCCAAGCGGTCAATAAGCCCCTTTGGGTGGCCTATCAAAACAAGGAAATTGAGGCGGCGGATATTCAACGTATCCGCTTTGAAAAACTTGCCCAAGAGACCGGCCAGGATGTCTTTAAGCTCAATCAAGAGCTGATGGCCGAAATGGCCACCGTCAGCTTGCCCCTGGACGGCACCATGGAGGCTCTTGACGCCCTGCATGGTAGGGTCAAAATGGGTATTATCACCAACGGCTTTACCGCCCTGCAGGAAGCCCGGCTCAATAACACCCAAACCACCAAGTATTTCGACCTGCTGGTGGTATCCGAACAGGTAGGCGTGGCCAAGCCCGATCGCAGGGTCTTTGAACACGCCTTTGAGCAGATGGGGGACTTTGAGCTAAGCAAGGTTTTGATGGTGGGTGATACCTTGGCTTCCGATATTCTAGGAGCAAACGGGGTAGGGATTGATTCCTGCTGGCTCAATGCCCATGGACAGGCCAATGATACGGAAATTGTGCCGACTTATGAGATTACGAATTTGCGGGAGTTGATTTCACTTGTGAATAAGGAATCAATGTAG
- a CDS encoding ribonuclease G (involved in the processing of the 5'end of 16S rRNA) — MNGAELLVNVTPSETRVALVENGILKEVHIEREAKRGLVGNIYKGKVTRVLPGMQSAFVDIGLEKAAFLHASDIVSHTECVDENEKKQFVAKDIRELVREGQDIVVQVVKDPLGTKGARLTTDITLPSRYLVFMPENSHVGVSQRIESEEERNRLKALTEPYCDELGGFIVRTAAEEVSEESLEQDALFLKRLWRKVMERRAKYPSKSMLYGELALAQRVLRDFVGTHINSIKIDSKITYEQVTEFLCEFMPELTNSVDLYTGTQPLFDAYGVEEGIQKALDKRVNLKSGGYLIIEQTEAMTTIDINTGAFVGHRNLAQTIFNTNIEATQAIAHQLQLRNLGGIIIIDFIDMLDDEHRERVLQSLQEALKGDRVKTNVNGFTQLGLVEMTRKRTRESLERVLCADCPACRGKGTQKTVETVCYEILREIVRLNHLYKTERFVVYASKDVGEYLINEESHALLAELEVFIGKKVEIKIEPYYCQEQFDVVVM; from the coding sequence ATGAACGGAGCAGAACTTTTAGTCAATGTCACCCCCAGTGAAACTCGGGTGGCCTTGGTGGAAAACGGAATTTTAAAGGAAGTCCATATTGAGCGGGAGGCCAAGCGGGGCCTGGTTGGCAATATTTACAAGGGCAAGGTTACCCGGGTTTTGCCGGGGATGCAGTCGGCCTTTGTGGATATTGGCCTGGAAAAGGCTGCCTTCTTGCACGCCTCAGACATTGTCTCCCACACCGAATGTGTCGATGAAAACGAGAAGAAGCAGTTTGTCGCCAAGGACATTCGGGAGCTGGTGCGGGAAGGCCAGGACATTGTGGTGCAAGTGGTCAAAGACCCACTGGGCACCAAGGGCGCCCGGCTGACTACCGACATTACCCTCCCTTCCCGCTACCTGGTCTTTATGCCTGAAAATAGCCATGTGGGCGTGTCCCAGCGGATTGAAAGCGAGGAGGAACGCAACCGCCTCAAGGCCTTAACCGAGCCCTATTGTGATGAGCTGGGCGGCTTTATTGTTCGCACGGCGGCCGAAGAAGTGAGTGAAGAGAGCCTAGAGCAGGATGCCCTCTTCCTCAAACGCCTCTGGCGTAAGGTGATGGAGCGCCGGGCCAAATACCCCAGCAAGTCCATGCTTTATGGCGAATTAGCTCTGGCCCAACGGGTCTTGCGAGACTTTGTCGGCACCCACATCAATTCCATTAAGATCGACTCCAAGATCACCTATGAGCAGGTGACTGAATTCTTGTGTGAATTTATGCCTGAGCTAACCAACTCGGTCGATCTTTACACCGGCACCCAGCCTCTTTTTGATGCCTACGGGGTGGAAGAGGGGATTCAGAAGGCCCTGGACAAGCGGGTCAATCTCAAGTCGGGTGGCTATCTCATTATTGAGCAGACCGAGGCCATGACCACGATTGACATCAATACCGGGGCCTTTGTTGGCCACCGCAACTTGGCCCAGACCATCTTTAACACCAATATCGAAGCCACCCAGGCTATCGCCCACCAGCTCCAACTGCGAAACCTGGGTGGAATTATCATCATTGATTTTATTGATATGCTGGACGATGAGCATCGGGAGCGGGTGCTGCAATCCCTGCAAGAGGCCCTGAAAGGAGATCGGGTTAAAACCAACGTTAATGGCTTTACCCAGCTGGGTTTAGTTGAAATGACCCGTAAACGCACCCGGGAAAGCTTGGAGCGAGTGCTCTGTGCCGACTGCCCAGCCTGCCGAGGCAAAGGGACGCAAAAAACCGTGGAGACGGTCTGTTATGAGATCCTGCGTGAAATCGTCCGCCTCAACCACCTCTATAAGACCGAACGCTTTGTGGTCTATGCCTCCAAGGATGTGGGCGAATACCTGATCAACGAAGAATCCCACGCCCTCCTAGCCGAATTAGAGGTCTTTATCGGCAAGAAGGTGGAAATTAAAATTGAGCCCTATTACTGCCAAGAGCAGTTTGATGTGGTGGTGATGTAA